In the genome of Aphidius gifuensis isolate YNYX2018 linkage group LG6, ASM1490517v1, whole genome shotgun sequence, the window GAACCtggtaatattataatttttttaaaataataatttaaaattaataaattttgtttttttttacagctgAAAAATCAGTACTCAGACCACTCAGTCAAAATCAattgtatagttttttttcaagtcgtGATAGATATGGAAAAATAACACACAATGATTCTCCATTGGCACCAAAAGCCTTTATTCCATATCCATCAATAAAATGTACTGCTCATTTTAAACGTAGTTTTATTGAATTAGATGATGAAATGGTATCAGTTATAACTGATGTTGAAGGTATGTTAGCcatctttaatattattttattattgaatttacaattaattatttatttatttatttttgatgttaaataataattaatcaaaattaatcaataaaatcagtaatcaataaatcaatacaGTTTTGATATAGAAACATTTTCACATCATATTGCTCATTGGATatgtaaaaagtttaaaaaaaaatattggcatTATAGTGATtatgatattgaaataattgatgttTGTGCAATAACTGGTGATATTATTTGTCTGcttataatgaaaatacaagCAAGTGAACATTGTACTCAGCCAAtatggtaaatataaattaattgtataaaaataattaaagaaatttaattgaaaaaaaattattttcagctCACAAGAGAGAAAAGCCTATGAAGCtggttgtaaatttatgtggaatattgaatcaaatcagtataaattaacaagtatACTTCCAATGAATGAACGACCaacgaaattaaataatttaagtaaTCTTGAATCAAATGCACCAGGTCCACTTTGGAATCCAACACGTTATATTGTTCCACAACTTAGAAAAACAAGCAAGCAGCCTTATGTTAGACCAGTTAGATTTCTTCAACATTCAAATACATTTtcaagtaattaaattaatcaataaataatatcattaataatttaatataaataatcaatttaataattttattttttatttacagttgATTCGTTGGTTGAAATACTTGACATGGATAATTTAGTGTCAATTTACATGACTCCTTTACCTGATGACACAGGAACAGActgaataaatcaaataatttaataaataaaaacaatatatatttaaattgtctattaacataattaataaactcaaataataaattattcattgtcatatacatgtacatatatataatttttatttattcataaacaTTAACACATTGTGtgcgatatattttttttttttataaataatatatcgtagagataaaataattattgtgcattagaaataatttcgttttgttttttaaatagctTAAAGTAAgtacttaaattattatacagctgattgtcaattattaatttttaataattatatttgacgAATTTGGTCccatttaaagttttttttttttatatgaagttttaaatatttattatttattgttttaggATTTATATTATGCGGAAACATTTAACATTtagaaacaaatattattggagATGTGCTTTTGTGGCTTATtgctattgttttttttttttttagtatttatacagttattttatttttgtcaatgtTTTTAACGTCAACTGATGgatcattgaattttaaaccAGATAATAAATCTTCCCAATTGTTCATACAGTCttgataatgttttatttgacGATCGGCCATTGTTAATAGCATGGTTTTTAAATCACTTTGTTTTTCAACTGTCCAACGATCAATGTCACTTCTTAGATTTTCATTTGCACATTCAAGACGATCTTGAAGTATTTCAGTACGTTTTGCTAAACGTGGAACTGTTTGAGTTAGtctttctaatttttcatcacGGGATTCACTTTTCCATATTGAACCACTCCAACTTTGACTTCTTGTTGTACCATTTGCCAATTCCACTAGCTGTTGAtaaatagctttttattaaatttttattatttcaatttacatgcaaaaaattaaaacaagcactcgttaaatttttagttttattttgttatttatataatttttcaagttaataattttaacaaataaattaatcaattaaacaataaaacttaataaaattacaaataatattttttaaatcccactggatttatcaaatgaaatgccaaaaatatataaataaaaaaaaatggataatttACCTGATCTCTTTCCGATCgtctttttgataattcatcagCAGTTAATTCATATTCAATTTGCATTGTATCACGTCGATTTAAAGCATCTTTAACTGATTCAACATAAGCAACATATTCACGTTCATCATTAGGTACATTTTcattaagttttttattcgaaGCCACATTTTCCTcaataacttttgatataCTTGTGAGTAACGATGATAATTCTGGCTCTGATAATGACCACTGATTAAATATTggataaaattgttgaagttCAGCTACATAATCTAAATTTACAAGCAAACATATtagcaaaataattatactttaattatttataattttattatttcgaaatatttacCTTGACGTTCTCTGTAAATacgacaattaattttatcaatatgatttaatttttcattcaatgaaTTACAATAATCTCTAACACGTTCAAATTCTAAATTACGATTTTTTAAGGAATAAGTACCAGCTAAATTTTGCAATGAATCTGTCTGTTTAACAAGACCATTTCCTCGATTTTTACGAATAACTGAAAATTCCTTGAAACAACAAAAACCACACATTAATTTCCCATCAaagcaattaataatattattttttaaaagttacaTACAGTTGGTTTAGCTGTTAAAAAAGCTCTGAACTCTCTATCACAACTGAGAATTGGATGATTAACAAtgcgatttaaaaatatatgcaatTGTTTCATTCTTGCAATGATAAATTCTTTGGAGTATCTATCAAGTTGTCCCAATAAACTGTGTTTACCTGGCATTGGCTGTaacatcataattatttaaattaaattctccaacaacaacacaacattaattaattcataataaaataatcaaataaattactgGAATGATGTGAGATGGATATAAATCAACCAATTTTTGTCGcaaccaaaaaaaatcattgtaaCGTCTTTGAACAACATATTCACTTTCTTCAAACTCTGCTCTTGTTgtctataaaaaaacaacaaacaaatgaattaaaaaagctaattaatattcttaagtataatcaattttacaaTGTTGATTGTTTACCCTAGTTGTTATGCGAAACGTAATAAAAGTTTCAAGTGTCTCAGGATGTTTCTGTGGATTATCAACTTTAACTTGTAAATCTTTATTGTCATCAGGAAAATCAGATGTTTCTTGATCAGGTAATGTTGAAAAACTATCAATTGATGGTGAAGcaatcttgaaataaaaataaacataaaatatacattgaaaaaaataatcatttattttataaatcaatatgaTTAAATTGTTATCAAGTGTCATTTTAATAACTCACCATTGAGCCATCAACAGATGTACtgtaatttgaattattaacataatCTAGGTCACGAGATTCTTGTTTAACAATTGCACCAGTTGCAATTGAACTGACCTCGAGAATTGCCGAATTATCATTACTCGATTTAACATCAAAATCTTCATTGTCAATATCTGATGGtgtcatcatttttaatattttattattatttataatatatttttaattgaggatttttttttttatgttgacaaatgatttatcaagaattaagtcaatttttttctaataaaaacaatatagaACTTTCAAGTTTGACACTGTTTGACTCACACAATAACACAACTTTCTTTCTTGATTATTCAACGCCTTCAAAAATAACACACATATACATTATACTTGCATACTTACTTACGtcatatttgtttattaatagcAGCCAGCAGGAGGGTCTGATTGGAGCAAGTCAGTACATTTTTTTGCCAGTGATGACGCTTGTGCTTCAGCAGCCCTATGTcacatgttatttttgtttacattttttttgacacaatataaatatataaacttgacAAGTCTAAGgataatcatttaataattagtgTCGCTATTTAAACTATTGCCTGgtgttttttgcttttttttttttgtttaaaatgcaGATGATTTATGTGGGAAATTAtaggataaataataaaatacattttttaatttttttattattaactcgttgtttatttaactttttttttataaaaaatattatactattttttggttgatatgaaaattatgataattaataaattaattgtaaatgtaatatttaaaaattataatcctttaatttttaacaaaacatTTGAACCAGTTTGAGAATTTATGATATATTTGCTTTCAATGAGACAATCAACTTCAATTGTTAAAATGATATTAGTTGAACGTTTATTTGTTTCTTGAGCAGCAAAAAATAGACTGTCAACAGTGATTTTAGTACGACAAacagataatttttcaatacttggacaatttttaataacttttttaatgcCAATATCAGTTACTTTAGTTGCActgcaatttaaatattttaaattgcgTAAACGAGAAATAAATCTATCATCGATATCTTGAACACCAATTACTATAagtgtttgtaatttttttaattttataataatctcaACAAGAGCTTTATTAGTTAAATTGGAGCATCTTTTTATATCCAAGTATTTTAAGTTACAACAttcatgaataatatttatcaatccatcatcatcaacacttTCTAAATTACAAAGCTCCAAAtgttctaaaaattttaattcaccaattttcattatatctgattttttcacatttttactttcagatatatttaaactctttaaatttttgcaattatttgcaatattataaatacaatttttattgagatttaacttttcaacaaataaatgttCCAAACTTATGagttttgttaatttgtttatcGATTCTCCAGTAACTAATGAgcacatttttaaattcaaatattttaatttacaacaattgTTAGCAATATTCAAAACTACACGATCATCAACCCTATTCACATATGATAAATCTAAATAttctaaattaattgaattagataattttatcaaacaatgACTATTAATTTCTGAATTGCTCAATGACAAAtgtaataatgttttaaaatttaatattgttgacATACTATCATCATTTATGGATTGATAAGGAAATGTCAATGCTTgaagattattaaaattttttataaaaaatagaaaggactcctaaaaattaaaataattattaaataacaaaaacatttgtaaatttttcttgtttaataatgaaaaatttttacttacaGAATCCCACATCATATTTTGATCATTTCCACGAGAATCACTCAATGATTTAAATggtaaatgaatttcattgaTAGATGAATGAAGAGATGGAATAGCTTCATACGTCAATAGATAAGTGTAATTATATCCTGAATCTACATCAATTGATATGTAATTTAGTTGATTCATTTTAGTAAATGCATCATCAAAATCTTCGGAATATGTTTCTTGATTTAAAACTAATTCAAGTCTAACAAGATTGTGACAATGATCACGTATCAATGGTATAATTTTAGAtccacataaattttttaatgttaaatgtgttaaataacgaccaccatttaaaatgacatattctaattgattaaaatttaccaattgccaattatttttacagccaAAAACTCCATTAGtacattcaaattttttaataaaaatccaaaCTAACTCTGCCACATAATTCCAGCGTtgacaaactaaaaaaatatccatacATAAATCATTATaggtaatatattatattgaaaattatattcaaattttgtatattgatatatttacatgataatttaataagcaAGTGAATGTaccttttttcatttcaacaagTTCTAATGGTTGAAGAtacgataatattattgataaacaatcatcatcaagtatatttatcagtttacttgacattttatttctgtaatttaaaatattatttagttaatattatttaggAAAATagtcaacaacaattattatatcaacaaagctccaaagataaatattaaatatatctaaattattatttgattgctATTGTTGACATATCTAATCTGgaataattttagtaaaaatataagaaaacaCACCGTTTAATTCAATAACACAATTAAACAAATTCACTTATAgcttatatttataaattaattaaattttcattatttatttactattgtTTACTATTTAGGCCTCCATGTTTATGTGTGTCATGTGTGCGTGTGTGTGTTTTGTCAGGTGAGGGATGGTAAATTTTGCGCGCGCttcttttttacattttcaaacgattgtcatttattttttttgggtttttgattcatttattcattttttgctCTATGtcaagttgaataaataaattactgttgcattatttatttattttttttgttaaatagtgaaattgttttatatttaataataattgtttatttaatttttaaataatttaaaggaaaaataaaatggatagttatgaaaattatatggGAATACAgtcaatttttgttgatacTCATGATGTACCatgtggtaaaaaaaaaatggaatattatcaatataatattgatgattttataataactgaagaaacaataaaaagtaagttaaataattatttaaattaaaactcaaaaaaaaaaaaacaaaatacttttttaatttaattaattaattattgaataattatttatttataaaaaaaactaaaacaatTAGTCATTATTCAAGTGAGGAATAAAAccaacaatgataaattaatattttcaataaattttattaataacattactaattaatcattaattaataaaaaaaaagaaaaaaatttaataagaaTCTGCAATTAACGCCCCCTATTTTTATCTAAACCCTTTTTTAACCTCTCCCCCAcccaaaaaaagtattatgtACTAAATTCGCaactaaatttacaaaaaaaaaaaaaatctaaatgcaAGTTTTTatacctcaaaaaaaaaaaagagttgtaaataaagttgagagaaaataaaaaaaccagtgtgtttttaaaaaaatcaactgtCAAAATGAGTTCAGATGtatcaataaaacaatataaataaataaataaaaaaaagagtaaaacaagtgaaaaaaatagtgataaaaaaaaataattaaaaaaaaaaattattatgtgtgtgtgtgtatatatgagGGCGTAGTAACACAAAATGGCGATTGAAAAAACAAGTAGTTCcacgataataaataatttgcattaaaaaaattatataacatttaaataaacatttaataataaatattaaatttatacattaatagtatacatatatttataaataaattgtatagttgaataattattaaagtgtattaattgttgtttaaaaattaatgaaaaaaatgaaatattgtaGTGCGGTCAGTGATGCCGTAGCCAAGGAGACCATGGATATCAGACAACTGACATTCTGACCGGTCCTTGTCGTCAAcgacattataaataaataaattatatatataaaaatgttgttgttgatcaacaacatattaatttaatattataaatttttattatatttaaataacaataattaaactgTGAACCgttttttctatgaaattttttctttctttttgagTAAACACAATCTTTAAACCggtgctcattttttttttttactcatttaatGAGAAACGTCATCCACGAGGAGTTTATATTGTGTGTTAACTGTcaaaaatgtcaataatatttattgacaattatttgatgattttataattaaattaatttaaaaaaaaataaaaaataattgagtttCGTGAAACAGGtgagatttaattattaaatttttcctttttttgtttatttaaataataattatttaatttgtttataacttttcttaataatattgttttttaatgatttttatgttgatattttcatttacatgcttgggatattttttttttttattttttatgcaaattagatttttttttattttttatttttgcaatttggTCTAAGCCCCCCTTAATGAAGCACCCTTTTAACAACTCCTAGAGCattgtatcaattttaatatcaagtaGGGTTGAACAAGCCCCATTGatcattacaaaattaatcttatattttttgcttttttattatttcgtttgcttttttctttttgttcagGAAAATCCTtggtttatttgattttttttttttttttttgcatctagAAATTCATCCCCATTGATTTGATgatggttgttgttgtttttttttatatacaaaagtcTATTCACATGCTGGATCATGGTGTATTTGAGtacatgaataataataatttaaggtttttttttaatacatgaatttaataatgcatgaataaaattcaacacgTACTTTATAACACCAtttcttttgattttcaatatattttatttaataattttcattgcttTGGGAATAACTCATGTGAATGCATATTgacaattgttgaaaaattttatttgaatgttgaataataaagAATGAAATATATCTCACACaagttgtttataaaattattttaaaaatatatttaattaaagtcAATTCAATGCtataaaaatgcaataaatttaaaaattaatttaacaataaattcaatatagtttttaataaatttagaaaaataatttttactattttttaatcatttagaaaataagtacagcaaagataaaatattgatgtaacaattgattcaaaaattagttttactattttttaattaattgataaaaaaaataaattttaaaaatcaattttcactatttttaaataaattaaataattaatacaaaaataaatttaaacattaatttaataataaatttcaaaatagatataattctaaatttatcaacacgtttttactattttttaaaataaattcaacaattacctttaaattaacaaaaaaataaataataaattaaatttaacacattaaaaaattgatacaacaataaatttaaaaattaatttatcaattaaacttttaaataaattaaattcattttttctattaaaaaaatatcaaaatattcatgtatttttatttaaaatttttaaaaatacataaatatttttatctaaaccaaaaaaaaaaaaaaaaaaaaaaattatctaaagaTAGCTTTATGCATATATTAAATAtgcttatttaattttcaatttttttttttttatctaaaataaccAGGTGTTTGTTGTAGCCATCTCAATATGCCAtgcttttgatattttatttattatatttattttatttcaacattgGAATACAGTATAGGGGATAGTccagtaaaaaaatatctatcagGAAGTagtgtagaaataaaaaaaatacatatacatacaaatagaataaaacacaaggaaatgaaaaataaaaaaatatgaaaaagggGCAAAGTGTGTACTGCCAGGCACCAGCCATGCATAACCGAATGAGTCCAGGTGCaagtttgttaaaaaaaaaaaaatgactttttcttattttcttaaagttttttatttttttcatatgttaGTCTACaccttgtgtattttttttcattttttttcatttagttaCTCTCCAACGATACACCTCAACAGTCTCTATtcactaattttaattttttcaaatacacaCACTCCATTTGAAGTACAAGTGTTCaagtgtttaatttttaactttttcgtaagtttttattcaatcaaatattaattacataatatattaattatctatttaattttttcattgaaaaatttatcaacaatagcTCCTTGATACTtgatagtttgttttttttatcattttgttttgtgaaatattatattttattatcatcatcatcatccaacAAGGgtgaaaagaaatttttcttttctcttggtttatttatttttatatcgaaTATCATAATTACCTgttgtcattattatcattattattattaatattagtatttcattgaaataaaaaaaaaagttatttctaaaataaaatacttatcATTAGTAttgagtaatatttttttaaattaattaaatggaTTGTTTAAAACATGAATGAAACAAatataagaaaagaaaaaaaattaatttattttgttgtaattcCAATGGACTCAGTGGTGaatcattgtaaaattatttgaagtcTAGTAGACATGTAGTATCATCTTCAAGGATGAGAGGatagaatgaaaataatgagcGTTAATACCATCTAATTGCTTCAGAGAACCAACATATTTTATCATAGGTATCATTCATCCCCTTCTTTTTATATCATGACAACTCAAGCGTGTgttgattcattttattttgccTGCTACccttcgtttttattttttttattttttgttattttgtattatatataaatttctttttatattttcaacccCCTGAATGTGTAtatctgttttatatttatgtgtgCATGTGTGTATATGAGAGAAATAAACTTTGGTACCTGCCACCACCCCCAAAGGTGAAATAGAGGGGGCCTTTCAAATGAAACATGTTGCCAAttttgtaacttttttttttatcctgcactatgtgtatgtgtgtctGCTCAATGTCTCTTTGATCTTTATATATTAAGTTTAGTAGTTAATTCTTTGTGTCTTTTCACCTGTATTAATTCATATCTACATTgctctttatatattttataatctcTATATTTAGTtgagaatttataaaaacttttagcatttcatttgataaatcaagtgggatttaaaaaatattatttgtaattttatacagtgttattgtttaattgattaatttatttgttaaaattattaacaatttttattttttgataaataataaaattattatttttttaaacaaagtaACGAGGGTGATTgttgcttttaaaaattacaaaacaattattacttgttatttattttttcatcaagtttattttgtagaatttattaataatttaaatacattattatttttaattaattgtttattagtttatattaattaaaatttaaaaaacagatCATTCATTATTGCTTGgtgttttttgcttttttttttttgtttaaaatgcaGATGATTTATGTGACAAattattaacttgaaaaattatattaacaacaaaataaaactaaaaatttaacgagtgcttgtttgaattttttactaaacattaaatgataaaaaagaaaaaaaaagattcaagatttgaatagatatatttttgagataaattaTTGCCATAGCTACGTTTGTCTCCTGGCGTGTGTTTGATATAAATGAAGAGATTCTTCGACGTTGGTTTAGGGTGATGATCTTTCACgtggaaatattttcaagaaataaaatcaacttCCTCTTAATAACCAACTCTTATTCAACATaccaatatataaatataattttacctgtttgtatatataaatttcaggAACAttgtcgtcatcatcatcatcatcatcatctacaCCATCACCGTCATtcataaatatagaaaaatttaaaaacgatTGTGATAGAGATATTAGTGAGGGTGTTATTGCCATGACTACAACTGGAGCCCAGTATGCTCTTGCAGCATCAACTGGAACTGGTCATGGCGGGGGTAATTCAAATGTTGTAGAGGTGGATGATAAACCTAATATTGTCGTTGTCACAACATCAAGTACCAGTGCCGTTGGTAGTGTTGCACAATCACAGACAAGAGGTCAACAACTTATTACTGTTGTTACAAGTACTGatccatcaaataataataa includes:
- the LOC122859135 gene encoding sorting nexin-7-like, whose protein sequence is MMTPSDIDNEDFDVKSSNDNSAILEVSSIATGAIVKQESRDLDYVNNSNYSTSVDGSMIASPSIDSFSTLPDQETSDFPDDNKDLQVKVDNPQKHPETLETFITFRITTRTTRAEFEESEYVVQRRYNDFFWLRQKLVDLYPSHIIPPMPGKHSLLGQLDRYSKEFIIARMKQLHIFLNRIVNHPILSCDREFRAFLTAKPTEFSVIRKNRGNGLVKQTDSLQNLAGTYSLKNRNLEFERVRDYCNSLNEKLNHIDKINCRIYRERQDYVAELQQFYPIFNQWSLSEPELSSLLTSISKVIEENVASNKKLNENVPNDEREYVAYVESVKDALNRRDTMQIEYELTADELSKRRSERDQLVELANGTTRSQSWSGSIWKSESRDEKLERLTQTVPRLAKRTEILQDRLECANENLRSDIDRWTVEKQSDLKTMLLTMADRQIKHYQDCMNNWEDLLSGLKFNDPSVDVKNIDKNKITV
- the LOC122859137 gene encoding SCF E3 ubiquitin ligase complex F-box protein grrA-like, whose protein sequence is MSSKLINILDDDCLSIILSYLQPLELVEMKKVCQRWNYVAELVWIFIKKFECTNGVFGCKNNWQLVNFNQLEYVILNGGRYLTHLTLKNLCGSKIIPLIRDHCHNLVRLELVLNQETYSEDFDDAFTKMNQLNYISIDVDSGYNYTYLLTYEAIPSLHSSINEIHLPFKSLSDSRGNDQNMMWDSESFLFFIKNFNNLQALTFPYQSINDDSMSTILNFKTLLHLSLSNSEINSHCLIKLSNSINLEYLDLSYVNRVDDRVVLNIANNCCKLKYLNLKMCSLVTGESINKLTKLISLEHLFVEKLNLNKNCIYNIANNCKNLKSLNISESKNVKKSDIMKIGELKFLEHLELCNLESVDDDGLINIIHECCNLKYLDIKRCSNLTNKALVEIIIKLKKLQTLIVIGVQDIDDRFISRLRNLKYLNCSATKVTDIGIKKVIKNCPSIEKLSVCRTKITVDSLFFAAQETNKRSTNIILTIEVDCLIESKYIINSQTGSNVLLKIKGL